The window TTTTGCAGCGATTAGTTTCTGAATATAAAACGGTTACCCAAAAAAGCAGTGAAATGGAACAATACTTTGTGGAAGAGTGCGGGATAGAAGAAGTTCATTGGCGCTTCGTATCGTATCATATAGAAAAGTATATTGCGTTAAATGGCGTACTTTCTTCTAATAATGTAGGTATCTTAGAAGAACATTTACACGATAAAGTTGAAAAAAGAATGGTATGGAAGCAAAAAAAGTTACAACATTTGCAAAGATGGATTTATTCGTCCTCTAACTGTAGAAGAAAACAATTATTACATTATTTTTCAAGTGAAAGTATTCTAGATAATAATGACTACTGTTGTGATATATGTGGTATTTCCTTAGAAACATATATACGTAAAAAGGATATGGAAATCGAAGAAGAACCTTTTTCGTGGAGAAATCAATTAAAAAAACTATTAGTTCAGGATGGTCAAAGTGAGAAATAAACAAGCAGAAGCATTAAAACATATGTCAGATAAAGAACTGTTAGGCCATCTTTATGTGTCTCAATTGCTGTTTTTATTGGTGGGAGTTATACTTTCATTCTTTTTATTCGATAGTTGGGAAGAGTTTATATCCATATGGACTTTTCAGCCATTTGATATTTTCGTTATAGGTACGATTTTTGCACTGGTTGTTTATTTTGCGGATCTACTGTTAATGAAGTTTGTTCCTAAGTATATGTTTGATGATGGTGGCATAAATGAAAAAATGTTTCAAAGGAGAACGGTTCTTCATATTTTTTTTCTAGCGTTTATCATTGCGTTAGTGGAAGAATTTTTATTTAGAGGAGTCATTCAAACACATTTTGGATTAGTTGCAGCAAGCGTCATTTTTGCCCTAATGCATATTCGTTATTTATCTAAATGGTTACTCTTATTTTCTGTTGTGTTATTAAGTTTCTTACTAGGACTTATTTATGAATATACTGGTAGTGTTCTTGTAACATTTTGGTCACATTTTTTAATAGATTTGCTTTTAGCGTTAAAAATTAGACATGATTTTATAAATAAATACGTAAATAATGATGGTGGGAGGGATAACGATGAGCAAAAATGAAACAGATAAACTAGATCAAGCGTCAACATTAAGAGAAAAAGCGGTAAGGGTGAAAAAGTTACCTCCTCGAAGTGAGTTGCATGCAAATAAGAAAAAGAAAACAAAATGGAAAATACATTATCCGATGGTCCGGTTAATTTCAATCGCATTCTTTCTAATTCCTATTGCGATATTAGCACTAGTGCTTAGTGATGATAATAGTATTATTTCAAGAATATTACCTTCTGAATCTTCCATATACGAACCGATCCACGTCTTGAAACCAACACCACCGCCAGCTGCAGATGATGACAAATCAGATTCAAAGGAAACAGAAGACAAGGTGGATGAAGAGGAATTAAAAGAAGTAATTACAGAAGAGCAAGCAACAGAACCTTCGGAGCAAGATAAAGAAGTGAAGGAAGATAAAGCAGAGGAAGAGAATTCAGAGCCTGTCATCGACGAGTCAGCAATAGAAGAAGATATTGAAATCATTTATCATACTGTTCAAAAAGAAGAAACGTTGTTTAGTATTTCTGTAAAATACTACAACGGCCGACATGGCGAAAAAATCATCAAAGACTTTAATAACCTTATAACAAACCAAGTAAACGTCGGCCAAACTTTGAAAATACCAATTAAAAAGCAAGATTCATAAACGCAAAAAACACCATACTTATGTGGTGTTTTTTCATATTCCTTTTTACTTGTATCAATTTCATAATTACGGTTGGTTTAATGAAAAACGAATATTTTAGTGATATACAAAATAATATGTTGTTTATTAAGATGTATGAATACAGAATACGATGCTGTTATTCGTTTTTCGTATAGTAGTCATACATTATGAAACGGACTCACTTGAAAACTTTAACTCAGTAAAAAAATTTATAAATTACTATCTAGCTGTTGATTGGAGCGCAAGCCGGAGACTCCTGCGGAAGAAGCGAGTGGCGGAAGACCCCACAGGTGAAGCTGAGGAGGCTTCCGACTCGCCCGCGGAAAGCGAAGGCTTGCGCTCCAATCAACAGCAATAGGAATTTTTTATAACATCTTCTCATATGAACAGAGACAAGCGCATATTTTGTACAAAAGATGTTGTGAAAGGAAGTGCCCTTTCTTATGGAAAGCTCAATAAAAAATTTAGATACCTATACAGATGAAGCAACAAAACAAACCTTACAAGCACTTGTAGATAAAAAACGAAAATTCGATGCCTTTAAGAAAAAAGAATTCTCATGGAGGATTTTATGTATAGCATCGATCGGATTGTTCTTTTTGTACCTATATTATTTCATCGTTTTGAACGTAATTAACTTTTCATTATTGTTTGCTCACATATTAGATGATTCTTCTCATTTTTACGTTATCATGTTTATAGGAATACAAATAGCAATTATTAAGTATTATTTAATGAAAAAAGATAAAGCAGAGAAAGAATATCATGAACTTCGAAAAGAAATCGTAAAACGTAGTGATGACTACTGGAAACAAACCCATGAATGGAAACAACGCCATCATGTATTTGCCATGATGAAAAAAGAGTTTGATATTAACTTGTATCATGAAGGGAAGTAACGCTTTTCCCTTTCGGTAGGAGGTCTAATTTTGTATAAATTAAAAACGTTGAAACTCCGTCAACAAAGAAGTGGTTGTCCATGGTAAAACATAGTTTATATTTTATTGGTGCATGCTTTTTTGGATATAAATTTATTGATATCTTTCCTAAAGCAGATTCATTCAATGAACTGCTTTCTATTTTTGTTTTTAGTCCCTTTACATTGTTCTCAAGTTTAACGTGCTTGTTGTTTAGCTTTATTTTTTACGGGGAATTGTTTCATGAATTAAGGTACAGTAGGCACATTCATCGTTATGAAAAAACTTTTTTTGTAGGGATAATGGTAAGTCTAGTATTATTAGTGTTAGTTGGTGGAATGAAGGGCGTGTTGTTGTTACTCTTTTCCATCATTTATGGTATGATTTCTGCAGTAAATACGAAAAGAACAATAGTTAAAGGAGTAAAATAATTGATCCCTTTGTTAATCACATCCATTATCATTTTCATTCTAATCATGTTGTTTTATATGTTTAAGCAAGCATTTGCTGATAATGTTACAGAAGAAACAATCCTAATTGAAGACTTCCCAAAAACTTTTGGTGAGTTGAAAATTTTCTTCCTTTCAGATGTTCATAGACGAGAGATAACAGACGAAGTGTTGAGTAAAGTTAAGAAAAAAGTAGATATTGTTGTAATCGGTGGTGACTTAACGGAAAAGAAAGTGCCGTTTGCTAGAGTAGAAGCAAATCTGCAAAAGCTAAAAACTATTGGTGCACCTATATATTTTGTATGGGGTAATAATGATTACGAAACTGATTTTCGAACGTTAGATGCTATCCTTTTGCAGCATGGTGTAAAAGTGTTAGATAATACGGCAGTAACATTTGAATCCAGAGAAGGTGAATACATACAACTGTTAGGAGTGGACGAATTAAGTGTAGAAAAAGATAACTTATCACTTGCGTTATCAGATTGTAGAACGGATTCATTTAAAATACTTGCCGCCCATAACCCAGAAATAATAGAAAAGTTTACAGAAGAAGAAAAAATCTCTTTTGTTCTATGTGGACATACACATGGAGGGCAAATACGTATTTTCGGGTTTGGTCCTTATGAAAAAGGAAAATTACATGTGTTATCACATACGAAGCTTTTCATCAGTAACGGCTACGGGACATCTCTGCTCCCACTAAGACTAGGAGCACCAGCAGAAACACATATTTTAACACTAAAAAGAGGGTGAAAGCCTTCTTTTTTTACGCTGTTTTCAAATAGATTGTTACTATTTGACCATACTAAAAATAGGTTGATATAATGCCATTTATGGAGGCGTCGTCAATGTGGATACACGTATATCGTGATTTCAGCGACCTATCGAAATTGGAACAGTTAGCGTTATTTAAAGCAATCAATCAGGACTTATTTTCAGAAGAACGAGAGGATATTGCAAAGATGCTCAAAGACATTCGTGAAACCCTAATGATGTTCAAAATTCGAATTACTACACCGTAGAGTCATTAAAGAGTTCATACAGTGAATCGGCAATTTATTAATCAATCATCTGGTTTGCTAAATTTGTCAATATTTCTAATACGCGTTCTTCACTGACTTTGTTAGAATCATCTCGATTTATGTATCCAATTTCAACTATTAAATCATTATAGGAAAATGTAAAACCCCCACCATTGTAAACATGTGCTTTTATACCATCTTTCAATGTTATTTCATCACTAGGAGTTACACCGCCGTAGTTAACTTCAAAATCATAAACATATATTTGAATAAGCTGAAAGCGATTGTCTGTTCTATCTTTGTTTATTGCTTCTAGTGTGATTGAAATATTTTTTTTGTCATCGCGCTCAAACCAATCTCTGATTTCAAAAACTTCAAAACCATTACTTTCAAATGGTAATTAGGTAGGTACTTTTACTTGAAAAGGAACAGCGTCTAATGCGACTTCTAATGTCGGTGCTTGATAAACTTTAGGAATATTATCTGTTTGTCCTCCTTGTTGCTCTTCTTCTAACTTTGAAGTATTAAGTAACCCACTTGCTTGCTGCTGACAACCTGCAAATAAAACTCCTAAACCGATTATTGTAGCTATCAATAAGTTATTCTTCATATCCATCACTCCTTAATATGATTTTACGAACTTATTTACTAAAAGGTTTCAATATTTAGTAAACTTTTAATTATTATAATTATTATTTTTAATTCCTTTAAAAAACAACAATCTTTACGAAAACTGCGTTTTTTTATTATAGATTCCATAATTAAAAATTATTGATTTTGCTATATTTAAATCCTGCAGCGGATAGGAACAGGCAAGATTTTAATTCTGAATATATAAGAAATAGAGATTAATTAACTGTAGAAGTTATCCAAAACATACACAAAGTTTACACGCCACTTTCACTTCGTTATAATTCAGATAAGATTTAAACGAGAGAAAGGGATTACTATGCAAAATCAAGAAGGAAAATATAATATAAAAGCAGTTTCTAATATGCTAGGTATTCAAGCTGGTACGCTAAGAGCTTGGGAAAGAAGATACCAAATAATAGCACCAGTACGCAATGATTCTGGTCATCGTTTATATACAGAAGAACATATCAAAATACTTAAATGGTTAATCGAAAAAGTAGATAAAGGATTTACGATTAGTCAAGCTGTCTCATTGTTAGAAAAAAACGAACTGTCCATTACAGATACGGTTAAAGAAACAATAGACGATAAATCAGTAGAATTATTTGACGAACTATTAGATGCGCTGTTATCTTTTGATGAAGCGAGAGCACACGTAATAATGGATAAAGTCTTTACTATTTATTCGGTTGAAAAGGTGTTAATAGACATTTTAGGTACGCTTTTAGTAAGAGTGGGCTCATTATGGGAAGAAGGAACAATTACAAGTGCTCACGAGCATTTTGCTTCCTCCTTTTTGCGATCTCGTATCGGAAGTATATTACACACGTTGCCGACAAATGGATTTTTACCAAAAACAGTATCTGTATGCGGACCAGGAGAGTGGCACGAATTAGGATTATTAATATATACGTTATATGTTAAGCGTAAAGGCTTTGACACGATTTACCTCGGTGTGTCATTAGCGGATAATGATATCCATGTAGTAATAGAAGAAATTAATCCAAAGTTTCTATTTTTATCTTGTACATTGAAAGAAAATTTAGAAAAAACATTATTACTTGTAGTCGAATTAGAAAGTAAATATCCAAACTTACATGTTGGAATTGGTGGTCATGCCATTGGTTATATGAATGAAGAAGAAAGAGCAAAGTTCGATAAAAATATAATCGGGTTGAATATAGAGCAGTGGGATCATTGGTTAAAACAAAAGATGAATGAATAGAAGTGAAAGGGCACCAACATATAGTATGTTGGTGCCCTTTTTGTTTTTAGTGTAGTTTATAAGTTTTTTCACCATATTATCTTCGAACCAACTGAGAGATACTTTCATAAACTACATTAAGCTATAAATGCATCACCCGTACCAATTATTGAAAACCAAACAGTAAAGCGAATGTATGTGAAGTGAAATACTATTTAAGATGATAGCAATTTATCGGACTGTATTGTTGGGAGGAGACTTTTCATGCGGCTTGAACGCATTACGAATAACAAGATTAAAGTATTCCTCACGTTTGATGACCTTTCAGATAGAGGATTAACGAAAGAAGACTTGTGGCAAGATTCAGAAAAAGTACATCAACTATTTCGCGATATGATGGATTCAGCAAACGACGAACTAGGATTTGAAGTAAATGGTTCTTTAGCGGTAGAAGTTTATTCGCTACAAGCGCAAGGGATGGTTATAATCGTCACGGTGACAGATGACATATCGGACGAAGAATTTTTGGATGATTACATTGAAATGCAAGTAACGATAGATGAAAGTGAAGAAGTTCTTTATGAATTTTCATCATTTGAACATATTATTGACCTTGCTAAAAGACTAAAACCTTTCCAAATGGGAACTGGAAAACTATATAGTTATCAAGACTTGTACTTTTTGTTACTAGAAGAAAAAAACAACCATATGGACATAGATACACTTATTTCTTTATTGTCAGAGTATGGTTGCCCTGCGACAATGACGATTCACAGAATTCACGAATATGGAAAAATAATTATGGAAGAAAATGCACTTAGTACAATAAGGAAATATTTTAAAAACGCACTATAAAACATCTCTACATATTATTTTTGTAGAGATGTTTTTTCTGAATAATTAGCTAATTAAACTCACTATAAATGCTTTTGTCTCAACAATGTAATCGGTTACATTTTTTTAAAAAAATATTATTTTCTATCTTTGCATAAATGCATGGAAGGTGTATACTAATGTCTGAGTGCAACACAATATATTACAACTGAGTCCGTTTCATAATGTATTACTACAATACGAAAAACGAATACTTACAGCATATTTTTATTGAAAAATACTTTAAAAACGAGCAAGTAACTCCGTATAATAGTAAAATATTCGTTTTTCACTAAACGAACCGTAATTATGAAATTGACTCAACTAACAAACAAAGGGAAACATTCTAGGAGGTTTACTTATGGTAGCCGAAAATAATAATGAAAAAGCTCAGCAAAAAGAGGATAAGCTTGACGTATTGAGATCAACACAAGTCGTGATACATAAAGCGTTAGAAAAGCTTGGATATCCAGATGAAGTGTATGAGTTATTAAAAGAACCAATTCGCATGTTAACAGTAAAAATTCCAGTTCGTATGGATGACGGCTCTGTAAAGATTTTTACTGGATACCGTGCTCAACATAATGATGCAGTTGGACCAACGAAAGGTGGAATTCGTTTCCATCCGAACGTATCTGAAAAGGAAGTAAAAGCACTTTCGATTTGGATGAGTTTAAAATGTGGTATTGTTGATTTACCATATGGTGGAGGAAAAGGTGGGATCGTTTGTGACCCGCGTGAAATGTCCTTCCGTGAGTTAGAGCGATTAAGCCGTGGTTACGTTCGTGCTATTAGCCAAATCGTTGGACCAACAAAAGATATTCCGGCTCCAGACGTATTTACAAACTCCCAAATTATGGCGTGGATGATGGACGAGTATAGCCGTATTGACGAATTTAACTCTCCAGGATTCATTACAGGTAAACCGCTTGTACTAGGTGGCTCTCATGGTCGTGAATCTGCTACTGCTAAAGGTGTTACAATTTGTATTCGTGAAGCAGCGCAAAAATGTGGCATTGAATTAAAAGGTGCTCGCGTAGTTGTTCAAGGTTTCGGAAACGCAGGTAGTTACTTATCAAAGTTTATGCATGATGCAGGCGCAAAAGTAATCGGTATTTCTGATGCGTACGGTGGTCTTCACGACCCGAATGGATTAGATATTGACTACTTATTAGACCGTCGTGATAGTTTCGGAACAGTAACGAAATTATTTAATAATACAATTTCAAATAAAGAATTACTAGAATTAGATTGTGATATTTTAGTTCCAGCAGCAATTGAAAACCAGATTACGGAAGATAATGCTCATAACATTCGTGCAAAAGTTGTAGTAGAAGCAGCCAATGGTCCGACTACAATTGAAGGAACGAAGATCTTAACAGAGCGTGGTATTTTACTTGTACCAGACGTATTAGCTAGTGCTGGTGGAGTAACAGTTTCTTACTTCGAATGGGTACAAAATAACCAAGGTTATTATTGGTCTGAAGAAGAAGTGGAAGAAAAATTAGAAAAGATCATGGTAAGGTCCTTTAACAACATTTATGAAACAAGTCAAAACCGCCGAGTTGACATGCGTCTAGCTGCCTACATGGTTGGTGTACGTAAAATGGCAGAAGCATCTCGCTTCAGAGGCTGGATTTAATATTTGCACATCCCATACCAATCCCCTATCATATAAAGGTAGGGGATTCTTTATTGGATTTTGAAGTCTGGAATGTAGTTTTTTCTTCTATGATATGTTAGTAGTTGTACAATTCACTACCTATATATTTTAAAGAAATGATTAGAACATAAATAAAGGAGTGACGGTTTGTGCTGAAAGAAGACGTCATAATTGTCGGAGGCGGACCGTGTGGATTAGCGGCGTCAATAAGCCTGCAAAAAATAGGGAAAAAACCACTCGTACTAGAAAAAGGTAACATCGTAAATGCCATATACAACTACCCAACACATCAAACCTTCTTTAGTACAAGTGAAAAATTAGAAATAGGTGGAGTGCCATTCATAACAGAAAATAGAAAACCTGTTAGGATCCAAGCCTTAACATATTATCGTGAAGTAGTTAGAAGAGAAAACATAAGAGTAAATGCTTTTGAAACAGTAAAATCG is drawn from Bacillus alkalisoli and contains these coding sequences:
- a CDS encoding CPBP family intramembrane glutamic endopeptidase is translated as MRNKQAEALKHMSDKELLGHLYVSQLLFLLVGVILSFFLFDSWEEFISIWTFQPFDIFVIGTIFALVVYFADLLLMKFVPKYMFDDGGINEKMFQRRTVLHIFFLAFIIALVEEFLFRGVIQTHFGLVAASVIFALMHIRYLSKWLLLFSVVLLSFLLGLIYEYTGSVLVTFWSHFLIDLLLALKIRHDFINKYVNNDGGRDNDEQK
- a CDS encoding LysM peptidoglycan-binding domain-containing protein, which codes for MSKNETDKLDQASTLREKAVRVKKLPPRSELHANKKKKTKWKIHYPMVRLISIAFFLIPIAILALVLSDDNSIISRILPSESSIYEPIHVLKPTPPPAADDDKSDSKETEDKVDEEELKEVITEEQATEPSEQDKEVKEDKAEEENSEPVIDESAIEEDIEIIYHTVQKEETLFSISVKYYNGRHGEKIIKDFNNLITNQVNVGQTLKIPIKKQDS
- a CDS encoding DUF2663 family protein, whose product is MESSIKNLDTYTDEATKQTLQALVDKKRKFDAFKKKEFSWRILCIASIGLFFLYLYYFIVLNVINFSLLFAHILDDSSHFYVIMFIGIQIAIIKYYLMKKDKAEKEYHELRKEIVKRSDDYWKQTHEWKQRHHVFAMMKKEFDINLYHEGK
- a CDS encoding metallophosphoesterase is translated as MLFYMFKQAFADNVTEETILIEDFPKTFGELKIFFLSDVHRREITDEVLSKVKKKVDIVVIGGDLTEKKVPFARVEANLQKLKTIGAPIYFVWGNNDYETDFRTLDAILLQHGVKVLDNTAVTFESREGEYIQLLGVDELSVEKDNLSLALSDCRTDSFKILAAHNPEIIEKFTEEEKISFVLCGHTHGGQIRIFGFGPYEKGKLHVLSHTKLFISNGYGTSLLPLRLGAPAETHILTLKRG
- a CDS encoding MerR family transcriptional regulator translates to MQNQEGKYNIKAVSNMLGIQAGTLRAWERRYQIIAPVRNDSGHRLYTEEHIKILKWLIEKVDKGFTISQAVSLLEKNELSITDTVKETIDDKSVELFDELLDALLSFDEARAHVIMDKVFTIYSVEKVLIDILGTLLVRVGSLWEEGTITSAHEHFASSFLRSRIGSILHTLPTNGFLPKTVSVCGPGEWHELGLLIYTLYVKRKGFDTIYLGVSLADNDIHVVIEEINPKFLFLSCTLKENLEKTLLLVVELESKYPNLHVGIGGHAIGYMNEEERAKFDKNIIGLNIEQWDHWLKQKMNE
- a CDS encoding genetic competence negative regulator, which encodes MRLERITNNKIKVFLTFDDLSDRGLTKEDLWQDSEKVHQLFRDMMDSANDELGFEVNGSLAVEVYSLQAQGMVIIVTVTDDISDEEFLDDYIEMQVTIDESEEVLYEFSSFEHIIDLAKRLKPFQMGTGKLYSYQDLYFLLLEEKNNHMDIDTLISLLSEYGCPATMTIHRIHEYGKIIMEENALSTIRKYFKNAL
- a CDS encoding Glu/Leu/Phe/Val family dehydrogenase, giving the protein MVAENNNEKAQQKEDKLDVLRSTQVVIHKALEKLGYPDEVYELLKEPIRMLTVKIPVRMDDGSVKIFTGYRAQHNDAVGPTKGGIRFHPNVSEKEVKALSIWMSLKCGIVDLPYGGGKGGIVCDPREMSFRELERLSRGYVRAISQIVGPTKDIPAPDVFTNSQIMAWMMDEYSRIDEFNSPGFITGKPLVLGGSHGRESATAKGVTICIREAAQKCGIELKGARVVVQGFGNAGSYLSKFMHDAGAKVIGISDAYGGLHDPNGLDIDYLLDRRDSFGTVTKLFNNTISNKELLELDCDILVPAAIENQITEDNAHNIRAKVVVEAANGPTTIEGTKILTERGILLVPDVLASAGGVTVSYFEWVQNNQGYYWSEEEVEEKLEKIMVRSFNNIYETSQNRRVDMRLAAYMVGVRKMAEASRFRGWI